GAGGAAGGAAAGAATTTCCATCTCAATATCCGTCAGGGGCTCGCGGAGATGCGATAATTTCTCGAGCTCGGCGGAATGTTTTTTCAGCAGTCCCTCCACCATGATGCGCGAAACGCTCGGGCTGAAGAACCGCTTCCCTTCCGCCACGACCCGGATCGCCTCCGCCAGCTCTTCCTTCCCCACGTTTTTCACAACGTATCCTCCGGCTCCCGAGCGCAAAATCTCCGTGACGTATTTCTCATTTTCGAACCCGCTGAGGATGAGGATCTTCGTGCCGGGATACTTTAGCTTGATGATCTTCGCCGCTTCGACTCCGGACATTTTGGGCATCTCCAAATCGAGAATGACGACGTCGGGGTTCAGTTTCTTCACGGCGGCCACGGCTGCTTCTCCGTCCGATGCCTGTCCGACGACATCGAAATCGCCCACGGTCGACAACAATGCTGAGATCCCGAGGCGGACAACGTCGTGGTCGTCCGCCATGACAATGCGAATTTTCTTCATAGCTCTTCCTGTCAATTCGATAAAACCAGTTTCCATTAAAAAATATTTAATCGAGGGGCCAAAGTCAAGGTGAGAATTGTCGGTGGCGCTGCGCCTCGAGGCTTTTGAGGCAGTGGCTCCCGGTCTCCCGTTCGACGCTTTCAGACGAAAGACAAGTCATAGAGCCGCACCCAAACCAAGTTCGGGAGCGAGCATGGGAATTCTCAAACTGCAACACCGCCGAATTTTCAACGCACGGTAAGGGAACGGATGGAAATCCGCTCCCCCTTTCTCTTTTCGTTGACAAACCAGTAACAGTTTGGTATATTTTTCCACAATTGAATGTCGACCCAGCCTATTGGCACTGAGTGAACCGGCCAAAAAAATCTCTCGGACAGAATTTTCTTACCGACGCCAACGTAGCGAAAAAAATAGTCCGTTCGTTGAACCTTACGACATCGGACCGCCTCCTTGAGATCGGTCCCGGGAGAGGAGCACTGACGGCGCTCTTGCTCGCCGAAATTCCGAAGATGGCGGCCGTGGAGATCGATGATCATCTTGCCGCTGAACTTCGTTCAACATACGGAAATGCGTTAACATTGTATCACGACGATGTCCTTGAACTCGATCCCCGCACCATTGCAAAAAACATGGGGGGAGCGTTCCGCGTCGTGGGGAACATTCCGTATTACATCACCAGCCCGATCCTTTTTTGGGCGATCGATGCTGCGGAAGCGATCTGCGACTGTACGTTCATGATGCAGTATGAAGTGGCCCGGCGGCTGACGGCAAGACCCCGTTCAAAGGAATACGGGATCCTTTCGGTATTTGCGCAGTATTATTCCACACCGGAATTGAAATTCACCGTCGCCCCCGGCTCATTCTATCCGGTGCCGGACGTCACCTCCGCCGTCGTGTCGCTGGATTTGAGGAAGCCGTTTTTCCGAAAAGCGATCGACGATACCACGTTCCGCGCGGTCGTCCGGGGAACGTTCAGCACGCGGCGAAAAATGCTCCGCAACGGACTTCGGGCCCTCGATGTCCCCAGCGAATTTTTTAAGCAATCGACGGCGAATTTCGACCGCCGTCCCGAGGAATTATCGGTCGAGGACTTCGTCACCCTTTCGAACGAAGTAACGGCCATAACCGGCAAACGATTCTCAGTATGACATCTTCTTTCCGTTACCGAATTGCGCTGCTGACGACGAGCGATATTGCAACGATGATATTTCTCACCATCGTCGCAGCGCTGGCCATAATCTTCTCTTCAGTCATTCCGTACTGGTATGTTCTTGCAGGATGCAATATTCTCCTTGTCGGCCTCATTCCCTTCCTGGCCAGGAAGGCGCAGGAAACCGATGCACGGGCGCTCAAATACATCAGGGACTGGTATCCTGTGCCGATGATCTTTTACGTCTTCAAAGAGACGTATATGATGGTGCATCCGATCCATCCGCAGGATTTCGACTGGCTGCTTATCCAGGCCGACCGGTGGATCTTCGGGGGGGACCCGACGCACTGGATGATGAATTTTGCTTCGCCCGCCGTCACCGAAATTCTTCAGATCAGCTATGCAAGCTACTATCTAATCTTACTGAGCGTTTTTTTTGAGCTGAGTTTCGAGAAGCGGCATACTGAATATTTTCTCGGGGCATTTCTTGTGATCTACGGATTCTATCTTTCGTATGTCGGTTATTTTCTGCTCCCGGCAGTCGGTCCGCGGTTCACTCTGTATGATTTCAATTCTCTTGATACATCATTGCCAGGAGTGTGGGTGACGAACGCGCTGCGCGATTTTGTCAATGCGGGAGAATCGATACCAAAAGGTGTCACCCATGCAGTCGACTTTGCGCAGAGG
Above is a genomic segment from Bacteroidota bacterium containing:
- a CDS encoding response regulator transcription factor; its protein translation is MKKIRIVMADDHDVVRLGISALLSTVGDFDVVGQASDGEAAVAAVKKLNPDVVILDLEMPKMSGVEAAKIIKLKYPGTKILILSGFENEKYVTEILRSGAGGYVVKNVGKEELAEAIRVVAEGKRFFSPSVSRIMVEGLLKKHSAELEKLSHLREPLTDIEMEILSFLTQGLKPEQIGERLSMSKSSVDKHFTALKKKLDIVDVVNLVQFAKEYGFVVNKI
- the rsmA gene encoding 16S rRNA (adenine(1518)-N(6)/adenine(1519)-N(6))-dimethyltransferase RsmA, which codes for MNRPKKSLGQNFLTDANVAKKIVRSLNLTTSDRLLEIGPGRGALTALLLAEIPKMAAVEIDDHLAAELRSTYGNALTLYHDDVLELDPRTIAKNMGGAFRVVGNIPYYITSPILFWAIDAAEAICDCTFMMQYEVARRLTARPRSKEYGILSVFAQYYSTPELKFTVAPGSFYPVPDVTSAVVSLDLRKPFFRKAIDDTTFRAVVRGTFSTRRKMLRNGLRALDVPSEFFKQSTANFDRRPEELSVEDFVTLSNEVTAITGKRFSV
- a CDS encoding phosphatase PAP2 family protein, which produces MTSSFRYRIALLTTSDIATMIFLTIVAALAIIFSSVIPYWYVLAGCNILLVGLIPFLARKAQETDARALKYIRDWYPVPMIFYVFKETYMMVHPIHPQDFDWLLIQADRWIFGGDPTHWMMNFASPAVTEILQISYASYYLILLSVFFELSFEKRHTEYFLGAFLVIYGFYLSYVGYFLLPAVGPRFTLYDFNSLDTSLPGVWVTNALRDFVNAGESIPKGVTHAVDFAQRDAFPSGHTQLTLTILYIAFSNRLKSRWVLLVAGSLLIISTVYLRYHYAIDVIAGVLFFLFTVWSGRKIDAWWREYKRKLKKTAGVTVQP